A genomic segment from Pangasianodon hypophthalmus isolate fPanHyp1 chromosome 25, fPanHyp1.pri, whole genome shotgun sequence encodes:
- the ahr1b gene encoding LOW QUALITY PROTEIN: aryl hydrocarbon receptor 1b (The sequence of the model RefSeq protein was modified relative to this genomic sequence to represent the inferred CDS: inserted 1 base in 1 codon): MYAGRKRRKAAQKAVKLPPADGVKSNPSKRHRDRLNSELDRLARLLPFPDDVTSSLDKLSILRLSVSFLRTKNFFSVTLKNHTTKRLPPSNGSHDNSKATGLVDGRLPEGELLLQALNGFVLVVTSEGIIFYASHTIQDYLGFHQTDVLHQCVFELVHTEDQQAFRRNLHWALNPPTAEPQPENTQDAGSVSSSSSVTYKPDQLPPENSSFLERSFICRFRCLLDNSSGFLALNLQGRLKFLHGQNRRLDDGGQAPPQLALFAVATPXILEIRTKNMIFRTKHKLDFTPMACDAKGKIVLGYTEAELRVRGSGYQFIHAADMLYCAENHVRMIKTGESGLTVFRLLTKENRWKWVQANARLVYKNGKPDYIIATQRPLGEEEGGEHLRKRSMHLPFTFATGEALLYQTSFPIPGFSDNMAAKGKSGKSKKTKVDKGSQDELDPSSLLGAMMRQDESVYVCQPASEPKVPYRSSLLSKQQETSTFSTSVECENWNSAPNSVNGVPKSEVPTSFDPLLATLDSLSLENEENEENCSNSELFNALENLGLNAEDLELLLLDERMIQVEMEPEYIPSLKDFLTNNEILSYIHDSLENRTSNGDSLVPLTAPDLVDPIEGSSNPYNPPSKSDSTPTTVSSPYLPFRPPKHSSPILHLSRQMQQHLSAQSLHHKSHNWIPETQISEVLFPQHSSVLVNAVADVQNGHWIPQQTLEEVSQVNVKFPEPNKHQQPWCQNQIQSHLPYKHEHMEGGDSQNGIYPNPQWQGPNYIDQLVTTNSHVDYNMATVSGVEFSSRSVGEFQSGMPTSSTLSSSSSYQQLYAKQPPTNYSYTNQNSSLDHILPSLDVYEMFDSTQSHDSTHRKMENGFVFNPTMTCPLPNDNGVTPTPGDKPRPPVPDPPPTGFYL; this comes from the exons ATGTACGCAGGACGGAAAAGAAGAAAAGCCGCACAGAAAGC tgtgaaGCTGCCTCCAGCTGACGGAGTGAAGTCAAATCCGTCTAAACGTCATCGTGATCGTCTGAACTCGGAGCTGGATCGTCTCGCTCGCTTGTTACCGTTTCCTGATGACGTCACATCGAGTCTGGACAAACTGTCCATCCTGCGTCTGAGCGTCAGCTTCCTGCGCACCAAGAACTTCTTCTccg TTACTCTAAAGAATCACACCACTAAAAGGTTGCCGCCCAGCAACGGTAGCCATGACAACAGTAAAGCTACAGGATTGGTGGATGGACGGCTACCAGAGGGGGAACTgctgctgcag gctCTTAATGGGTTTGTGCTAGTGGTCACTTCAGAAGGGATCATATTCTACGCCTCACACACTATTCAGGATTACCTTGGATTCCACCAG aCGGATGTGCTACATCAGTGTGTATTTGAATTGGTCCATACGGAGGATCAGCAGGCGTTTAGGCGTAATCTGCACTGGGCTCTGAACCCTCCTACTGCAGAGCCACAGCCCGAgaacacacagg aTGCAGGTTCCGTCTCCAGCTCATCTTCAGTCACCTATAAACCAGATCAACTGCCTCCAGAGAACTCGTCTTTCCTGGAAAGGAGCTTCATCTGTCGCTTCCGCTGCCTGCTCGATAACTCCTCCGGCTTcctg GCGCTGAATCTCCAGGGTCGCCTGAAGTTCCTTCACGGACAGAACAGACGACTGGATGATGGAGGTCAAGCCCCGCCCCAACTGGCGCTGTTTGCCGTAGCCACGC CTATCTTAGAGATCCGCACCAAGAACATGATCTTCAGAACCAAACATAAGCTGGACTTCACTCCAATGGCCTGCGATGCCAA gggtAAAATAGTTCTGGGCTACACCGAGGCAGAGTTACGAGTCCGAGGCTCAGGCTACCAGTTCATCCACGCGGCCGACATGCTGTACTGCGCAGAGAACCACGTCCGCA TGATTAAGACCGGGGAAAGTGGCCTGACTGTATTTCGACTGCTCACCAAGGAAAATCGGTGGAAATGGGTGCAGGCCAACGCCAGACTCGTCTATAAAAATGGCAAACCTGATTACATCATCGCCACTCAGAGGCCGCTCGG GGAGGAAGAAGGAGGTGAGCATCTAAGGAAACGCTCCATGCACCTCCCCTTCACGTTTGCAACTGGCGAAGCTTTGTTGTATCAAACCAGCTTCCCCATCCCCGGCTTCTCTGATAACATGGCGGCCAAAGGCAAGAGTGGGAAATCCAAGAAAACCAAAGTAGACAAAGGGTCACAAGATGAGCTGGACCCTAGCTCCCTGCTTGGTGCAATGATGAGGCAGGACGAGTCGGTTTACGTATGCCAACCTGCGTCAGAGCCGAAAGTACCATACCGCAGCAGCCTGTTAAGCAAACAGCAGGAGACCAGCACATTTTCTACATCTGTGGAATGTGAGAACTGGAATTCTGCACCAAACAGTGTAAACGGAGTTCCCAAGTCTGAAGTGCCAACTAGTTTCGACCCCCTGCTGGCTACACTGGATTCTCTGTCactagaaaatgaagaaaatgaagaaaactgcTCCAACAGCGAGTTGTTTAATGCACTGGAAAACCTGGGACTGAATGCTGAGGATCTGGAGCTGCTGCTCCTGGATGAGAGGATGATCCAGGTGGAAATGGAGCCAGAATACATACCTTCCCTCAAAGATTTCCTTACTAACAATGAGATCCTGTCCTATATCCATGATTCACTAGAAAATAGGACAAGCAACGGGGATAGTCTTGTTCCCCTTACTGCCCCAGATCTTGTGGACCCTATAGAAGGCTCCTCAAATCCGTATAATCCGCCCTCCAAGTCTGATTCGACTCCTACGACTGTTTCAAGTCCATATTTGCCTTTCCGACCTCCCAAACATTCATCACCCATTCTGCATCTGTCGCGgcagatgcagcagcacttGAGTGCTCAGTCCCTGCACCACAAAAGCCACAACTGGATTCCTGAGACACAGATTAGCGAGGTTTTGTTCCCTCAGCACAGTTCAGTACTTGTTAATGCAGTAGCTGATGTTCAGAATGGTCACTGGATCCCTCAGCAAACTCTGGAGGAAGTCTCACAGGTCAATGTAAAGTTTCCAGAACCCAATAAACATCAGCAGCCTTGGTGCCAAAACCAGATTCAGTCCCATTTACCATATAAACACGAGCATATGGAGGGTGGTGACTCTCAAAATGGGATCTACCCCAACCCCCAATGGCAAGGACCCAACTACATAGACCAACTGGTCACCACTAACAGCCATGTGGATTACAATATGGCCACCGTGTCCGGGGTGGAGTTCAGTAGTAGATCGGTTGGGGAATTTCAAAGTGGCATGCCAACATCAtcaacattatcatcatcatcatcttatcAGCAGCTTTATGCAAAACAACCACCCACAAATTATTCCTACACCAATCAGAACTCCTCACTGGATCACATTCTTCCCTCATTGGATGTTTATGAAATGTTCGATTCTACACAATCCCATGACTCCACCCACAGAAAG ATGGAAAACGGCTTCGTCTTCAACCCCACCATGACCTGCCCACTCCCTAATGACAACGGTGTGACACCCACGCCCGGCgacaagccccgcccacctgTCCCAGATCCTCCACCTACTGGCTTCTACCTCTAA